In Romeriopsis navalis LEGE 11480, the DNA window ATTTTGCATGACCGTCAGCGGATCGTCAAGGCACTGGGCGTTTAAGTGAGGAATGGGGAACCCTAGGTGCATCAACCGATAGAGGCAGGTTTGATGCGTTGTCCCCGATGTGAAAGCGACCAGTTGTACAAGAACGGTGTGCGTCAGCTGAAAGATGGTACACCGGTTCAGTATTATCAATGTCGCGTTTGCGAGAAACGCTTTAATGAGCGAGCTGGGACACCGATGTCGCGCTTGCGCAGTTCGGTGGATGAAGTCTCAATGGCGCTGAAGATGCGCAGCGAAGGTCTGGGTTTACGGGC includes these proteins:
- a CDS encoding transposase; translation: MRCPRCESDQLYKNGVRQLKDGTPVQYYQCRVCEKRFNERAGTPMSRLRSSVDEVSMALKMRSEGLGLRASGRVMGRSHGTIRQWEARFAEQSDAWSPPAPNNCDVTLEGDELY